A genomic segment from Methanolobus zinderi encodes:
- the mtaC gene encoding methanol--corrinoid protein MtaC, with amino-acid sequence MDIDPTKILVRYNVQKEKAQTPEDMAAEMYPKDEPARTIAAAIFEGEEDDVVEGLEKAIDGGADPIALIDDVLMPGMKIVTDLYDQGVIFLPNVMMSADAMLDGIEFCKDQGASPKAKGKVVCHVAEGDVHDIGKSIVAALLRAAGYDVVDLGRDVPVDEVIAAVKKESPMMLTGTALMTTTMYAFKEVNDRLLESGIKVPFQCGGGAVNQDFVTQYELGVYGEEAADAPKMADAILAGKGLAQLKDQFHKH; translated from the coding sequence ATGGATATAGACCCAACCAAAATATTAGTCAGGTACAATGTGCAGAAAGAAAAAGCACAGACACCTGAAGACATGGCAGCTGAAATGTATCCTAAAGATGAGCCAGCAAGAACAATTGCTGCTGCAATCTTTGAGGGAGAAGAGGATGACGTAGTCGAAGGTCTTGAGAAGGCAATCGATGGTGGTGCAGACCCAATTGCACTTATCGATGATGTCCTCATGCCAGGTATGAAGATCGTCACCGACTTATATGACCAGGGTGTCATTTTCCTGCCAAACGTCATGATGTCTGCAGACGCAATGCTTGACGGTATAGAATTCTGTAAGGACCAGGGTGCATCACCAAAGGCAAAAGGAAAGGTTGTTTGCCACGTAGCAGAAGGTGACGTACACGACATAGGTAAATCAATTGTAGCAGCTCTTCTCAGAGCAGCTGGCTACGATGTAGTAGACCTTGGCCGTGATGTACCAGTAGATGAAGTTATCGCAGCTGTGAAGAAGGAAAGCCCAATGATGCTTACCGGAACAGCACTGATGACAACAACAATGTATGCATTCAAGGAAGTCAACGACAGACTTCTCGAGTCTGGAATCAAAGTACCATTCCAGTGTGGTGGCGGTGCAGTAAACCAGGACTTCGTTACCCAGTATGAACTTGGTGTATATGGTGAAGAAGCAGCAGACGCACCAAAGATGGCAGATGCAATACTGGCAGGCAAGGGCCTTGCACAGCTGAAAGATCAATTCCACAAACACTAA
- a CDS encoding GTP-binding protein — translation MKVLVIGGFLGSGKTSTILRLGREFSNAGKKVAIIVNEIGEVGIDGDVISKYGLQTTELTSGCICCSLKVNMKTTINLLTKDYDPEILLIEPTGIAFPQIIKNEIKLMDLKDVSIQPLVTLIDGSRFKQLMKEVKNFAMRQIIDAEILGINKVDLVEEIRIPIIEASVQQLNPKARVVLLSAKHEDEHWHNFVRLTLGEEAEEIIREAEPAELKTTSPDIQVLDKDTGLPIEMTMDSIEASGVTSYATEYGIASIDTPLARSIGQEAMENIKSEVIQHSPEFVGHIKLFVESETDTVKVNLTAFDKEVTTEVFQTENSKTPRMKILSAVSGIPYDTLVGIVQDTIETKLQANDIRFTHKVPDHGHENDHEH, via the coding sequence ATGAAAGTACTGGTGATAGGTGGATTCTTAGGAAGCGGTAAAACCTCCACCATTTTAAGGCTTGGAAGAGAGTTCAGTAACGCCGGCAAGAAAGTTGCCATTATAGTCAATGAGATCGGAGAAGTGGGCATAGATGGTGATGTTATCTCCAAGTACGGCCTGCAGACAACCGAGCTCACCAGCGGATGTATATGTTGTTCACTGAAGGTCAACATGAAGACCACTATCAATCTGTTGACCAAAGACTATGATCCGGAAATATTACTTATCGAACCTACAGGTATAGCGTTCCCTCAGATCATTAAGAACGAGATCAAATTAATGGATCTGAAAGATGTATCTATCCAGCCTCTTGTAACCCTGATTGACGGGAGCAGGTTCAAGCAGCTCATGAAAGAGGTCAAGAACTTCGCCATGAGGCAGATAATAGATGCGGAGATACTTGGTATCAATAAGGTCGATCTTGTGGAAGAGATACGCATACCCATCATAGAGGCCTCGGTACAACAGCTTAACCCCAAGGCCAGGGTAGTACTGCTCTCTGCCAAGCATGAAGATGAACACTGGCATAACTTTGTCAGGCTTACGCTTGGCGAGGAAGCCGAGGAAATTATACGAGAAGCGGAGCCTGCTGAGCTGAAGACAACCAGTCCTGACATACAGGTACTCGATAAAGATACAGGTCTGCCTATCGAGATGACAATGGATTCGATCGAGGCATCCGGTGTCACGAGTTATGCTACAGAATACGGCATTGCAAGCATTGATACACCCCTGGCCAGGTCCATTGGTCAGGAAGCCATGGAAAATATCAAGTCAGAGGTAATTCAGCACAGCCCTGAGTTTGTAGGACACATAAAACTGTTCGTGGAGTCGGAAACAGATACAGTTAAAGTGAACCTGACAGCCTTTGACAAAGAGGTGACCACGGAAGTATTCCAGACAGAGAACTCGAAAACTCCGCGCATGAAAATACTTTCTGCAGTCTCCGGCATACCATATGATACGCTCGTAGGTATCGTACAGGACACCATTGAAACCAAACTTCAGGCAAACGACATCCGTTTTACTCATAAGGTTCCGGACCATGGTCATGAGAATGATCATGAACACTGA